A window of Leptospira fainei serovar Hurstbridge str. BUT 6 contains these coding sequences:
- a CDS encoding outer membrane beta-barrel protein, producing MRTKTISLIASLALMSASSVFAQAKKPAAEAAVAAPAAQEPEPVEQKWYDKVEYSGFVDVYYMYNNNPLQGNSVDTTRAFETNNKNFAINAVSLVVQKVAEKSTPWGFRVDFQNGQNNAFQETPYTTSNQIYNMNMLKQAYVSFYFPVLKGMTLDVGKMATHIGYEVLESMNNPNYSIGAIFQNTIPFIHTGARLTTQFSDKWSGTFYLYNSGQGTGYLAPTTAALTDTTHSPYVEAYTQHKSVGTQLKGQLIENKLAITWNTIYSSDMANGRTDVGQALLANIIQNGDVNVAATPQSAGGVLPTAPRNRYNKDYWFMNHAILSITPTDRIQIDLDYTWSQKSGTLSNGGLNQQGYNPNNTVTLGGLAMGQVTGENNKSIYKAYGIFSKFKINESWGVNIRYEYLDDKLNNGALNTFASGAFGSTGINNYVSTYQVANDTAIANAILAGSPKLNGILNSTAGLAAINAEGYATAADWVKSKLSDNYKHYNGANNYGQYRTFTITPVWNFTENLLIKLDMRRDWSLGKQFVDSSGHRRSDQIGFTLGVVAKF from the coding sequence ATGAGAACAAAAACAATCAGCCTCATTGCTTCCCTGGCCCTGATGAGCGCTTCTTCGGTTTTTGCCCAAGCCAAGAAGCCCGCAGCAGAAGCCGCGGTTGCAGCTCCGGCCGCCCAAGAGCCGGAGCCAGTCGAGCAAAAATGGTACGATAAGGTAGAGTATTCGGGATTCGTGGATGTGTACTATATGTACAATAATAACCCGCTTCAAGGAAACTCGGTAGATACGACCCGCGCTTTCGAAACGAACAATAAAAACTTTGCGATCAATGCGGTTTCCTTGGTCGTTCAAAAGGTAGCGGAGAAATCAACTCCTTGGGGATTCCGGGTAGACTTCCAGAACGGACAAAACAACGCGTTCCAGGAAACTCCATACACGACCTCAAACCAAATTTACAATATGAACATGCTAAAGCAGGCATATGTAAGCTTCTACTTCCCGGTCTTAAAAGGAATGACTTTGGATGTAGGAAAGATGGCGACACATATCGGCTACGAGGTTCTCGAGTCGATGAACAACCCCAACTACTCGATAGGGGCCATCTTCCAGAATACAATCCCTTTCATTCACACCGGTGCCCGTTTAACCACTCAGTTTAGCGATAAATGGTCTGGAACCTTTTATCTTTACAACAGTGGACAGGGAACCGGTTACCTTGCTCCAACTACAGCGGCTTTGACTGACACCACTCACAGCCCTTATGTTGAAGCATACACTCAGCATAAATCAGTAGGTACTCAGTTAAAAGGCCAATTGATCGAAAATAAACTCGCGATCACCTGGAATACGATCTATTCCTCGGATATGGCAAACGGTCGTACCGACGTAGGTCAAGCTCTACTGGCTAACATTATCCAGAACGGCGACGTCAACGTTGCCGCAACTCCTCAATCTGCAGGAGGCGTTCTTCCGACGGCGCCACGTAATAGATACAACAAAGATTATTGGTTCATGAACCATGCAATCTTGTCCATTACGCCCACCGACAGAATTCAGATCGATTTGGATTACACTTGGAGCCAAAAGTCGGGCACCCTATCTAACGGAGGATTGAATCAGCAAGGTTATAACCCGAACAATACTGTCACCCTTGGCGGTCTTGCAATGGGGCAAGTAACTGGCGAAAATAACAAGAGCATCTATAAAGCTTACGGTATCTTCTCCAAATTCAAAATCAATGAATCTTGGGGAGTCAATATTCGTTACGAGTATCTGGATGATAAGTTGAACAACGGTGCATTGAATACCTTCGCTTCCGGCGCATTCGGTTCGACCGGCATAAATAACTATGTCAGTACTTACCAAGTGGCTAACGATACAGCCATCGCAAACGCTATCCTTGCAGGAAGTCCCAAGTTGAACGGAATTCTAAATAGCACGGCAGGCTTGGCGGCTATCAATGCGGAAGGTTATGCAACGGCTGCAGATTGGGTCAAATCGAAGCTGAGCGACAACTATAAACATTACAACGGTGCGAACAACTACGGACAGTACAGAACCTTTACGATAACTCCAGTTTGGAACTTTACTGAGAACCTTCTTATTAAGTTGGATATGAGAAGAGACTGGTCCTTAGGTAAACAATTCGTTGACTCTTCCGGTCATAGAAGAAGCGATCAAATCGGATTTACTCTCGGGGTCGTAGCTAAGTTCTAA
- a CDS encoding efflux RND transporter permease subunit has translation MIRKLIEGVLNYRISTLIAAGLAVILGTWAWIDIRKEAYSDIADTQVRLIAKFPGKAAVEVEERVTLPIERVLNAIPRVVVRRSRTINGLVVFQFVFEDGTDDYFARMRLLERVRDADIPPEVEPSLGPMSSPVGEIFRYVVESSQNHTAMELRSIQDWIVMPKMLQIPGIADVVTFGGLPKQFHVVTSPDKLVRYKLTINDVIQAIQSNNLNTGGNLLLQGEQGFPIRSLGAIREPKHIEDIVVKTVNGVPVYVRDLGTVEISHPIPSGVLGFTIQNDQEGLIDVDSSVQGLVAMRRWGDPNEMGERIRAKVKEINENYLPEGVRLRTTYDRTDLVNYTLRTIGRTLIEGIVVVSLVLIFFIGSVKASLVVVATIPFAMLFAFLLMNLTGIPASLLSLGAIDFGIIVDGAVIMVENIMRRYRDATPAEKQNGILAFTRDSAAEVGTEILFSILIIVLAYLPIFSFERIEGRLFKPMAFTISFAILGALVFAMTVIPVAMSFLYRKYFESANPGPIEWHNPIYGWVEIRYKKLIEYLVARSKKVVTYCFTIVLALLIVGGFKLGTEFLPEMDEGGFNLRIFFPVGISLPESRKFIPKIRQLIYKNEQVNVVLSQLGRNDDGTDPLPPNRLEVLVGLKDYDDWKEKITKQELLLRMRNDLEAGLPGVRVSFSQPIMDNLSEAIMGTIADLAVFVSGSDLKVMRKIGEEVLDIVKDMEGASEYGIEQEADSSQLTIRIDREAAARYGINVSDIQQMIEAAIGMQRISTLYEGPSDIPPKTPARFGIVVRFSKDYRASQRAIENMPIISPKGERIPLSELAKITLEDGPTMIFRQEGRRTVTVRTNIRGRDQGGFVNELRKKVEAKVKLPEGYQIRYGGQYENLARVGSRLATVIPLTILIIFGVLYLLYRNLKYVYVALACLPLSLVGGIYALLLRGYYFNVSGGVGFISLFGIATMSGVLFVSRTNHLLKDEPDISTKEAVAKAAVIQLRPMLMTMLLALLGLIPATLASGVGSDVQRPLATVIVGGLFSAMLLVLTVLPSLYLILVGERNAPNAGSNIRGNSLALHPEAYVSVYPDEEDEFSRPLKNGGVRNGKGIKSKGSLKKGRKS, from the coding sequence ATGATTCGCAAACTGATCGAAGGAGTTCTGAATTACAGAATCTCCACTCTGATTGCGGCCGGATTGGCGGTAATCTTAGGAACTTGGGCTTGGATAGATATTAGAAAAGAAGCATATTCCGACATCGCGGATACGCAAGTACGCTTAATTGCCAAATTTCCGGGAAAAGCGGCAGTCGAAGTTGAGGAACGCGTGACTTTGCCCATCGAGCGGGTTTTGAACGCTATTCCAAGAGTTGTGGTTCGTCGTTCGAGAACGATCAATGGATTGGTCGTATTTCAGTTCGTATTCGAGGACGGGACGGACGATTACTTCGCGCGTATGCGACTTTTGGAGAGGGTGCGGGACGCCGACATTCCTCCCGAAGTCGAACCTTCTCTTGGGCCGATGAGTTCGCCTGTCGGAGAAATCTTTCGCTATGTTGTGGAGTCGTCTCAGAACCATACCGCAATGGAGCTAAGGTCGATTCAAGACTGGATCGTAATGCCTAAGATGTTACAGATTCCCGGGATTGCGGATGTGGTTACATTCGGGGGTTTACCGAAACAATTTCATGTCGTGACGTCTCCCGACAAGCTAGTGCGTTATAAATTAACCATCAACGACGTTATCCAAGCTATTCAATCGAATAACTTGAATACAGGCGGAAACCTGCTATTGCAAGGTGAACAGGGATTTCCGATTCGCTCTTTAGGAGCGATTCGGGAACCGAAACATATCGAAGATATAGTCGTTAAGACTGTAAACGGCGTACCTGTATATGTACGCGATCTGGGAACAGTGGAGATTTCGCATCCGATTCCTAGCGGGGTGCTCGGCTTTACGATTCAAAACGACCAAGAAGGTTTGATCGACGTCGATTCGTCGGTTCAGGGATTGGTTGCTATGCGACGTTGGGGAGATCCCAACGAAATGGGAGAACGGATTCGCGCCAAAGTGAAAGAGATCAATGAAAATTATCTACCGGAAGGAGTCAGACTCCGGACGACGTATGATAGAACCGATCTCGTGAACTATACTTTAAGAACGATTGGGCGCACTCTTATCGAGGGGATCGTTGTCGTAAGCCTTGTTCTGATATTTTTTATTGGAAGCGTAAAAGCCTCTCTTGTAGTAGTTGCAACTATTCCTTTCGCGATGCTTTTTGCGTTCTTGCTCATGAATTTAACGGGAATTCCTGCCAGCCTTCTATCTTTGGGCGCCATTGATTTCGGGATCATAGTGGATGGCGCCGTCATTATGGTGGAAAATATAATGCGGCGATATAGGGACGCTACGCCGGCGGAAAAACAAAACGGTATATTGGCTTTTACTCGGGACTCTGCTGCGGAAGTCGGTACCGAAATTCTATTTTCCATTTTGATCATCGTTCTTGCTTATCTACCGATTTTCTCCTTTGAAAGAATCGAAGGGCGTTTGTTTAAACCTATGGCATTTACGATTTCCTTCGCGATCCTAGGAGCGCTCGTTTTTGCTATGACGGTGATTCCTGTTGCAATGTCTTTTTTATACAGAAAATACTTCGAATCCGCTAATCCCGGGCCGATCGAATGGCATAATCCGATTTATGGATGGGTCGAAATACGTTATAAGAAGCTTATAGAGTATTTAGTGGCCCGCTCTAAAAAAGTCGTTACTTATTGCTTCACGATCGTTCTTGCATTATTGATCGTCGGCGGCTTTAAGTTAGGGACTGAATTTTTGCCGGAGATGGATGAGGGTGGATTTAATTTACGAATCTTCTTTCCCGTCGGAATCTCTTTACCGGAATCCCGTAAATTCATTCCTAAAATACGGCAGCTCATTTATAAAAACGAGCAGGTCAATGTCGTTCTATCGCAGTTAGGTCGGAACGACGACGGAACCGATCCTCTTCCTCCGAATCGTTTGGAGGTCCTTGTCGGCTTAAAGGATTATGATGACTGGAAGGAGAAAATAACCAAACAAGAACTTCTATTACGTATGAGAAACGATCTAGAAGCGGGACTGCCCGGAGTTCGAGTCAGCTTTTCTCAGCCGATCATGGATAACTTATCGGAAGCGATTATGGGAACAATCGCCGACCTTGCCGTCTTCGTTTCAGGTAGCGATTTGAAAGTGATGCGCAAAATTGGAGAGGAAGTTCTCGATATCGTCAAAGATATGGAAGGCGCTAGCGAATACGGAATCGAACAGGAAGCGGATAGCTCCCAGTTAACGATTCGTATCGATCGGGAAGCCGCAGCCCGTTATGGAATCAATGTAAGCGATATTCAACAAATGATCGAAGCAGCGATCGGAATGCAGAGGATAAGCACTCTCTACGAAGGGCCTTCGGATATTCCTCCAAAGACTCCGGCTCGATTCGGTATCGTTGTCCGCTTTTCTAAAGATTACAGAGCTTCACAAAGAGCTATCGAGAATATGCCTATTATTTCTCCTAAGGGGGAACGAATTCCGCTTTCCGAGCTCGCGAAAATAACCCTCGAAGACGGCCCGACGATGATTTTCCGGCAAGAGGGACGACGGACCGTCACGGTCCGAACCAACATCCGTGGCAGAGATCAAGGCGGTTTCGTAAACGAATTGAGAAAGAAAGTCGAAGCGAAGGTTAAGTTGCCGGAAGGATATCAGATTCGATACGGGGGTCAATATGAGAACCTTGCGCGAGTCGGATCGCGTTTGGCAACGGTTATTCCACTTACGATTTTGATCATTTTTGGAGTCTTATACTTACTTTATAGAAATCTTAAATACGTTTATGTAGCTCTGGCGTGTCTTCCTCTTTCACTCGTCGGAGGAATTTATGCTCTTCTTCTAAGGGGTTATTACTTTAACGTTTCCGGAGGTGTCGGGTTTATCTCTCTTTTCGGAATAGCGACTATGTCCGGAGTTCTTTTCGTTTCCAGAACGAATCACCTTTTAAAGGATGAGCCGGATATATCCACGAAAGAAGCGGTAGCCAAGGCAGCCGTGATACAGCTTCGGCCTATGTTAATGACGATGCTTCTTGCATTGTTAGGGTTGATTCCTGCGACGTTAGCTTCCGGAGTAGGATCGGACGTACAGAGGCCGTTGGCTACGGTAATCGTGGGAGGGCTATTTTCCGCAATGCTCCTCGTGCTGACCGTTCTTCCATCGTTATACTTGATTTTAGTCGGTGAAAGAAATGCGCCTAATGCCGGATCGAATATAAGAGGAAATTCTCTTGCTCTTCATCCTGAAGCGTATGTATCCGTTTATCCCGATGAAGAAGACGAATTTTCTCGTCCGTTAAAGAACGGTGGTGTTCGAAACGGGAAGGGGATTAAATCGAAGGGGTCTCTAAAGAAAGGTAGAAAATCCTAA
- a CDS encoding CCA tRNA nucleotidyltransferase has product MKSPSAKELIQGIPSPFIEDLLEIAKTVQSSGGKSYLVGGSVRDLVLGKTPHEYDIAVSLLPEHIQKLFRRVVPTGIKHGTVTVLIKDRSYELTTFRKDEEYKDGRRPEQVSFGVSLSEDLKRRDFTMNALALDILSEQLIDEHDGLKDISNKTIRTIGAARARFEEDGLRPVRAVRFVSHLGFTIHPETALAIIESRSIIAKVSAERIHDEFLKILKAEDPSLSLLLLRKFGILELFYGKDLYENSNPAWEEKIKSISELASEPDYLRISYFLKLTFGSSAVMDPGKRFCKALRFSNQRTKDSQFLCSVLESLLSSENSLSSPNGLRKILLHPIAQYSGKSEIRRFCSELASFWKAWTGQEAFWIDRAGQVLEEDPPLLLSDLHLDGTRILEELPGIPPKKIGEILRSCLDLILNFPEKNRQGILLEFVKTTYQLD; this is encoded by the coding sequence ATGAAATCCCCGTCCGCTAAAGAACTTATCCAAGGCATTCCCTCCCCTTTTATAGAAGACCTCTTAGAAATCGCCAAAACCGTACAAAGTTCCGGCGGTAAATCATACCTTGTCGGAGGATCCGTTCGGGATCTAGTTCTGGGAAAAACTCCGCATGAATATGATATCGCGGTTTCTCTTTTGCCTGAACATATTCAAAAATTATTTAGAAGAGTCGTGCCTACCGGTATTAAGCACGGAACCGTAACCGTATTGATCAAGGATCGATCGTACGAACTGACTACGTTTCGTAAGGATGAGGAGTACAAGGACGGTCGACGTCCCGAACAAGTTTCGTTCGGCGTCAGTCTCAGTGAGGATTTAAAGAGACGCGACTTTACGATGAACGCGTTGGCACTGGATATTTTGAGCGAGCAGCTTATAGACGAACACGATGGTCTGAAAGATATTTCGAATAAAACGATCCGGACGATCGGAGCCGCCCGCGCCAGATTCGAAGAAGACGGTTTGCGACCCGTCCGCGCCGTTCGTTTTGTCTCCCATCTCGGATTTACGATTCATCCGGAAACGGCTCTGGCAATTATAGAGAGTCGATCAATCATCGCCAAAGTCTCTGCGGAACGAATTCACGACGAATTCCTAAAAATTCTAAAAGCTGAAGACCCGAGCCTATCTTTATTACTTCTTCGAAAATTCGGAATTTTGGAACTTTTCTACGGAAAAGATTTATATGAAAATTCAAATCCCGCTTGGGAAGAAAAAATAAAATCGATCTCAGAATTGGCATCAGAACCGGATTATCTACGAATATCCTATTTTCTGAAACTAACGTTTGGGTCATCGGCCGTTATGGATCCGGGAAAGCGGTTTTGCAAAGCACTTCGCTTTTCCAATCAAAGAACCAAAGACTCTCAATTCCTGTGCAGCGTATTGGAGAGCTTACTTTCCTCGGAGAATTCTCTTTCTTCTCCGAACGGACTCAGAAAAATCCTATTGCACCCGATCGCGCAATATTCCGGGAAATCGGAAATCCGGCGTTTCTGTTCGGAACTAGCTTCTTTCTGGAAAGCCTGGACCGGACAGGAGGCATTCTGGATAGATAGAGCCGGGCAAGTTTTAGAGGAAGATCCCCCCCTTCTTTTAAGCGATCTGCACCTGGACGGCACCAGGATTTTAGAAGAGTTGCCTGGAATTCCTCCCAAAAAAATCGGAGAAATATTAAGATCCTGCCTGGACTTAATTTTGAATTTTCCCGAAAAGAATCGGCAAGGAATATTATTGGAGTTCGTTAAAACGACTTATCAGCTGGATTAA
- a CDS encoding ribonuclease HI family protein, giving the protein MRKFTIFCDGASKGNPGPSSIGVAIFEDEKEIHAISERIEDGTNNTAEWAALEAGLLWCLENKASEVKAFLDSELVVKQVRGEYKVKSLHLMEAKRRVQALSSKLASFKITHVLREKNKRADKLANLAFSSATE; this is encoded by the coding sequence TTGAGAAAATTCACGATCTTCTGCGACGGCGCCTCGAAGGGAAATCCCGGCCCTTCGTCGATCGGAGTCGCAATTTTCGAAGATGAAAAAGAAATTCACGCTATTTCGGAAAGAATCGAAGACGGAACGAATAATACCGCGGAATGGGCCGCGTTAGAAGCGGGGCTATTATGGTGCCTGGAAAATAAGGCCTCCGAAGTGAAGGCCTTTCTGGATTCGGAATTAGTGGTAAAGCAAGTAAGGGGAGAATACAAAGTCAAATCCCTTCACTTAATGGAGGCAAAGCGAAGAGTGCAGGCTTTAAGTTCCAAGCTAGCCTCTTTCAAAATTACGCATGTTCTTCGGGAAAAAAATAAGAGAGCGGACAAACTCGCGAATTTAGCATTTTCATCGGCTACGGAATGA